The Arabidopsis thaliana chromosome 5, partial sequence genomic interval CTTTGTTTATAGGTTTACATTGCTGAAAaagttttacctttttatggttttgtaaATAGAAACTTTTGTTAATAACTGGTCTTATATGCTCATGGTTGTGGTCATTTGTTGGACATTAATCGATGTATCATAGGAATGTTTCTCTATAGTTTTGGGGGTTTAGATTTCTAGTTTCTGACTGCACAGTCCCTAGAGACtttagaagttttttttacatcatGATTTCTCTTTCGCCCGAATGTTTAGAATCGTATAGACGTATTCATGAGTGTTCATACAGTATCTGATTGACTTAATGCTTGAGACTTTAGAGaccatttaaaaaaagatgaattagttagaaaagaatatatgatatatgtataCTGTAATTAGCTTTAAAATTCAAGGCTCCAAAGAACAATACTTGTTTCGTTGTgcttcattttctctttctcttattcATAATACGCTGTCGTGCAATTAGCCTAGGAGAAGATTATGTAGAAGGTTCTTGCATAATTAGTATTCACTTATTTGATCTTACTGTTTCAATCTCTTCAAGACCCATCTCGGCAgactaaaaatgaaaagaagaataagtaTACATATATCgtataaaatgaaaagaagaataagtaTACACCACAAGAGTCTCAAAGAAGGACAAAGCTAATAACAATAACTTTTTATAAGGAAATCAATTAGTACATTGTGAATTCTAGAAAAATGGAATCATACCACAATACCAAAACGCGAGCATCTGGGGCATAAGCAAAATTTCACTTGCCATCTTGGAAACGCTATCAAAGTACTCCTTATTCAGTGGCTTCCAAAAGTTATAATTGttagaagaagcagaaaataAGTAATTTCAACTAAAACAACACACCAACTACACCAAGCATGGATCATGAGACGTTAAAAAGACTAAGAATTTTACTATTACCACAAACTAATGGAAAATTGATTTAAGCACTAAAATACCTACCGATTGTGGTATAAATTACcaagatataagaaaaatggaaTAGTGTTTTTGGAACTCTGCGTCGAACAAGAAGACTCTCCAATAGACCAACAGTCTTCCGAACTCTCTCTTCATCAGTTATGAACCGAACTCTTGCTGAAAAATAGTTGAAGAATTGATTGAAAATTAAGAACACTTTGGATTCTTGTGGATTGGGTTCGTAACTGAATCATGTAACAAAAGCATTATGTACAGTATATGATTTACAGATCTAAGGAGAAAATTAAACACTTAtccaaaacatagaaaattgGATAATACCGAATGAAAATCTGCTATTGTTTTTTGATCTGCCAAAGAGAATGATGCTTTTAAACGCTTGCTTGAGCTTGAAGACGTATTTGGCAAAACTGTAAAGTGTAAACACATTATATTGAAATGTTATCTGcatatgatatattaaacaaTCTTTGAAAgctataacaaaaaaaaaaaaaactgaaatcgGAGATGGAGATGGTAAATTGATACCTTCAGTAAAGAAAAGATTAACTGATTTCTAAGAGCAATCGATTACTGTTGATGGGAagactatttttttatagatataaatAGTCATCGGAAgtttggaggagaagaagtggaagaggTGGAGATCGTGGAGATcgtggagatgaagaagaaaagggttttgagaaataaaaaaaaaagttttataaaaagtACACAAgatattttttccaattttattaattaaaaaatgaattagcAAAATCTTTCgtgaaaatgaaagagtaAAAAATTGGTACTAAGCTGATGTGTCAATCAGAGAATGCATCAGTTTTTGCTAAAATGACTGTTGATTTAGTATTATTAGATTTGTGTCATTCTAGTTAACTACAAAATTAGGGTGTTAATCtagttattaatttgtatatttgtgTCGATCTTGGTAATTTTCAGAACCTTTAAATTGGCATTTctctacaaaaatattaaattagagTGCCTCCTTTGTTATCTTATATACTATATCATTCAATATATTTGAATGGATTTTGATTCAATCTAATGTTccaagggaaaaaaaattatatttctttttgtttatcagCCTGAAATGGtcaattacaaaatttgatcaTAAAACACATTCATGATATTGCTCATGAGCTTAATCAGAGTCTGAACCCACAAAGCTCATGTTTTTTCAAGCAGAATGTGTTCTTCCTTAGAAAGGCTTAAACCTACGAGCAGctcgaagttgttgtatcCTCTTCTTGTCTTCCTCGAACTTACTCTGAAGCGCCAAGAGTTCTGTccacaaacaataaaacacaaaaccaagaatcaaTTCATCAGAATCAGGGCAGACAAATTGAAGGGCCACTTGTGTGACTAGGGCTGCATATAAAAACCGACCCGAGCCAAAACTGACACAAAACACGTTTGAGGATATAGAAAAGCCAGGGCTTACCATTGCGTTGTGCATCTCGCCTTTGGAAACGGTAGAAACCATGAGCGACAGGctcactctgtttctttttagCGATCTTATCCTCCAAAGCAGCCTGAGAAAAAGATCCAACGGCTGTTCCGGTTTCAGATTCTGTTGTCTTTTTCCTTCCTTTGTGATGCACGACCACAGTCCATCCACCTTCTGCAGCTTTAGCTTCTTTGTCTTGTTTCTCCTGTTCAACACACATGACAACATTAGACAAAAACACGATAGTCACTTAGACAATAGACATGAACACTTCAAAATATAGGATGACGAGAAGAACCTGTTCAAGGCGTTCTTCATGAGCAGTCATGAAGTCATCGATTCTCTTTTGGAGCTCGTCTAAACCAGGTCTACCCTCATAGTAATCACTAACCCACTCTGCAGTTTAAAAGAGGACTTATCAAATTAAGGAAGAAACAGTTTCAAGAGTGTTCATGCTTATCTAATCATATGCAGCTAGCTAATAATGGAAGAAACagtaatcatttttgtttcatccATACTTTTCATTCCCCTTGTGCAATCCTCATCGCCTGAAGAAATTTGATAAacatcttcctcctcttcaattttgttctctttcttaGAGGTCATgtccatctttttcttcttatttgatttcttaaacttgcctacaagaaaaaatttaCTTTATTGAACAAGATGATGGAGTTCTGAAGTCCTTAGACTCGCCTACAAAAAACAATCTACTTCATTAAACCAGCTCTGAACTACCGGTTTCTTATTTCAGTTCCATTACAGCCATGTCAAACATAAATAACATTCATAAGAACCACAGATTCAGAGTTAGATAGACAGTAAAGTTCACATTCTGctcaaagaaaatattatataaagacTTAAAACTAGCTAAAGTTCCTCATGCAAATGATTCAGAGAACTAACATAAGACAACCAAAACATGGTAATGAACTactcactttctcttttcagATCTTCGACTGAAGATCTAGTTATTTCCTCGgccttccttttcttcttagTCTTGTTCATTTTgcccttcttttcttttactttctcaGTTGAAATAGCTGTAACAAGAACCAGAGATACTAAACTCAATACCAGAATCTAACAGCTCAGTAATAGATTTCATctgccaaaaacaaaagaattcacCTTCCAGAATCGGTTCGCTTATATCAACATTGCctactttctcttttctcttcttcatcttcccaCTCAGCTTACCATCAGCTGGAGAGCTTTTTATTTCCTTACCCTTCTGAATCTTCTTTCTATTGGGTTTCTCACTTGATTTAGCTGGTAAGGAATAATAAACAAGATACTATACTCAACATCATAACACATCTTAAAACACTATAAAACACTTCTAAATCCATCAAAGCCAAAACTTTCACCTTGAAGCTGTGCAGCCTGAGGATCCTCGCTTAATTCGACATTGCTCactttctcattcttcttcctctgaatTTTTTTCCCAACAGTTTCTTCTGCATTGATTTTATCCGTCACTTCAATTAGACAAACAATAATTTGCATAAGCAATTTACTTCTTCTGCTTCACAAGATTAACCTTTGTAATTAAGTTCAAGGCCATTCCAATTAAAGCTCTCAACTTTCGAAATCAAATAAGTTACCTCTAAGAACACAATCTTAGTATACACAACAACCATAGTTAGGTCTTTTCGGTTCTGTAATGAAACCTCATAAATCAATTAAGTAAGAATATAAACGCGAGAAAATTAGGCCTACCTTTAGGGAGATTActcttcttcagctttctcgtctccttcatcttctttctatCGCGTGAGAAGCAAAAACTCTGTCGGCGATTGTCGGCGTCGACGCTCTCGGAAAAATTAGGGATTAGTCAGGCCACGACCAtgtaaattagggtttttgctttttgtgaGGTTTTGGACTGAAACAGATACAAGGGTAAAGTTGTTAATATCAGCAACACGAGAGGACATATACGTATTCTTGACTAAACCGGTCTAAAATTGGGTTCAGTTCGATTTATTACGTATTTTCTCTCGGGCCGTTTCCCGGATATTCCAAAACAATCGATTCGCTTCCGGTTTTGAATTCAGTCCTTTATCGGTTAATTGGTAAATAATCTGGTCTGGTTCATCTACTGGAGAAATTCAAACCGGTTTAGGCCTTCTCTTTATCGCCGTTGCTCTTCTCTGTTACTCCTACAACACTTGAGGAACAACAATGGTGAATTTGTTGTCAGCAAATCGAGAAGCTTTGATTGCACAAAGCATCTGTGCAACAGTATTGAAAGGAAACTGgaaaaatattctgaaacaCAAAGTTGATTCTGGGTTATTGAAATCAGCGATAACCACTCAGGTAATCTCTgagctttctctgttttctggTTATGGTGGACCTTCTCTTTCATGGAGTTTCTTTATCTGGACCGATTCTTTACCAAGTAGCAAACATAGTTTACAATCATCAtggaaaatgattttgattctcaCAAAACACAAGCATTTCAAAACTGCACACCAACTGCTCGATAAATTGGCTCAGAGAGAGCTTTTGTCATCTCCTCTGGTTTTGAGATCTTTAGTTGGTGGTGTTTCTGAAGACCCAGAAGATGTATCTCACGTCTTTAGCTGGTTGATGATATATTACGCTAAAGCCGGGATGATCAACGATTCGATTGTGGTGTTTGAGCAGATTAGGAGTTGTGGATTGAAGCCTCATTTGCAAGCTTGTACTGTGTTACTAAATAGTCTGGTGAAGCAGAGATTGACTGATACTGTTTGGAAGATATTCAAGAAGATGGTTAAGTTAGGTGTTGTTGCTAACATTCATGTGTATAATGTATTGGTTCATGCTTGTTCTAAGTCTGGTGATCCCGAGAAAGCTGAGAAATTGTTGAGTGAGATGGAAGAAAAAGGTGTGTTTCCTGATATCTTTACCTATAACACGTTGATCTCTGTGTACTGCAAAAAGAGTATGCATTTCGAGGCTTTATCTGTGCAAGATAGGATGGAGAGAAGTGGTGTTGCTCCTAATATTGTCACTTATAATTCATTCATACATGGGTTTAGTAGAGAAGGTAGAATGAGAGAGGCCACAAGACTGTTTCGGGAGATTAAAGACGATGTTACAGCGAATCATGTTACTTATACTACTTTGATTGATGGATATTGTAGAATGAATGATATTGATGAAGCTTTGAGGTTACGTGAGGTAATGGAGTCAAGAGGGTTTTCTCCTGGAGTTGTGACATATAATTCGATTTTGCGTAAGTTATGTGAAGATGGAAGAATAAGAGAAGCTAACCGGCTTTTGACTGAGATGAGTGGAAAAAAGATTGAACCTGATAATATCACCTGCAATACTTTGATCAACGCATATTGCAAAATCGAAGACATGGTATCTGCAGTGAaggtcaagaagaagatgattgaaTCAGGGCTAAAACTGGATATGTATTCATACAAAGCATTGATTCATGGGTTTTGTAAAGTGTTGGAACTGGAAAATGCAAAGGAGGAACTGTTCTCTATGATAGAGAAAGGCTTCTCTCCTGGATATGCGACCTATTCTTGGCTCGTGGATGGATTCTATAACCAGAACAAGCAAGACGAAATCACAAAACTCCTAGAGGAGTTTGAAAAAAGAGGTCTTTGTGCTGATGTTGCTCTATACAGAGGATTAATAAGAAGGATTTGTAAGTTAGAACAGGTGGATTACGCCAAAGTGTTATTTGAATCAATGGAAAAGAAGGGTTTAGTGGGAGATAGTGTTATATTCACGACCATGGCGTATGCATATTGGCGAACAGGGAAGGTCACTGAAGCTTCTGCTTTGTTCGATGTAATGTATAATCGACGGTTAATGGTAAACTTGAAACTTTATAAATCTATCAGTGCCTCTTACGCTGGTGATAACGATGTTTTGAGATTCTTTTGGAGTCATGTAGGTGATAGATGTCTTATATCGAAGAGTATTTTACGGGAAATGAACAGAAGCGAGGTATTGTGAAGTGAGCCAACATatcacatttatatatatgtactttaAAAGACACTAATAAGCTACGTAGTACTTGTTGTTTCTAGCTACTATAGAGTGAAAGAATACTGGTGTAGATATCCTCTGCATCAATCATGATACAATAATGACCTTTATGGAAAGTGAAAGTGCATGTACTGCTAAATACTATCCAACTAATAACCGTAAACAAGCTGTAGATCTGAATAcatttcaacaacaacaacaacacatcaaATTAATCAtaagaaattaacaaaagtCTGCATAACCGTAACCGTAAAGTTCATGCTGCATGCATTAACTGATTCAACCCAAAGTTGTTCACAGATTCTTGTACCGCCGAGTATGGTCTGCGTTTGAGACCCAAGGATGTTGAAAGCTGTTGTTATTGATGTTACCCATAGACATGTTTTGATGACAACCATAAAACTCCTTGTGCATCAACTGATTCAACCCAAAGTTGTTCACAGATTCTAGTACTGAGGCGCAAGTAACTTGaaaattgttgtttgtgaTGTCACCCATGCTCATGTTCTGATTCTGATCATAACCACAAAGCTCCTGCTGCATCAAGCCAGATTCTTCTTGTATTGAGACTGAAAAATCTTGATTGAAATTTGATGCAGAGAGTGGGATTTGAGAGAAGGTAGCATCTCCATGGTTACTCATGCACATGTTGTGCTCATAACCACAAAGATCGTGCTTCATTAACTGATTCTTCAACCCATAGTTGTTATTCACAGATTTTTGAACAGAGTAGTAATCTTGTGTGTTTGAGACAAAAGAATGTTGGAAGTTGTTGTTGGCTGAAAAATCTTGATTGAAATTTGATGCAGAGAATGGGATTTGAGAGAGCGTAGCATCTCCATGGTTACTCATGCACATGTTCTGCTCATAACCACAAACCTCCTGCTTCATTATCTGACTCTTCAACTCAGATTGTTCAAGTAACGCTGAGATATAATCCTGATTGAAATTTGATGCAGAGACTGGGATCTGAGACAGAGTATTATATCCATGGTTATACATAAACAGCGAGAACTGGCTAGGGTTCAAAGATTGGTTCAGAGAAGATATTGATGTTAAACTCTGATGATCCGGTTTTGTCTCATTCTGTTTCTGCGACTCAAGAAATCGAAGCCTTTCTTGGAATTTAGAGACATTGAGTTCTAAGGACTGAGTCAATTGAGAAACTTGGTCGGGAGAGTAATGATCAGCGAGTGGATACTTTAAAACATTCACGTTCTTAAgactcgtcttcttcttcttgttcggATTCTTCAAacccttgttcttcttcttcttgttcaggAACCCATGAAGATTAACGCTTTTCTTGTGTCTCAAGGCTTCGTTTAATTGATTAAACCTCAGAGCAATGTCTCGCACTTTCTCTCGCTCCTTAGGCCATGTTTTAAGTTCTCCGTCTGGTCCGTAATAGATGACGCAGGCTTCGATATCACAGAGAGTGCAAAGCTCTGAAGCTTTCTTGAATATAGTCTCAAGTCTGTTAGACAAACTTGTGGAAGCGagtgaataagaagaagaggaagacgaaTTGGAACAACGAgaggaagaaggtgaagatCGAATGGTCGTCATcttcttgttgattttgaaGACAAACTCTCTGTGTTTGTTTTCACGTTCAGAGTGAAGAGAAAAAGCTAATGAATTAGGTTAAGGAAACCCTTAGATATGTCATatatttatagagttttttttgtaggcCTGCGAGACAAACTCGAACCGATAATTCCGAACCGCTCCGAACCGAAATTTTTGGTTCCGGGCTTTGCTTCGGTTAGGAAAGGAAAACCGATCGGAAGGTTTGTAAATTATGTTTGGTTACCCAGTGTTTCGGTTCGGTCGGTTAACcgatatatttttcttcctctgctttcgTCGGAACTCTTCAGCCGCTGGCAAGCTTCTCTGGTTAGGGTTTTCGTAGAACCTGACAATTTaaagaagaataatcaaaacgctacatttcaattttggaaTCGGTAGTTAAGAGgccaaatttttgtttttttttactaggCTTGGCCCAAACGTGTATATTTTTACAGCGGCCCAAACTATTATATATTGGACCTGTTCGTTTCTGTGTCGCCTAATTTGGtcacttttaattttcattgtaTAGTTGAAAATACGTAGTTTGGGTTGGGAAGATAACATATAATTGCTTCGATCTAATTGGGTTGGACTTAGAATTAATGtcacattttaaaaccaaaaccaaacgaATCTAAATATGTTCATGAGATCACAGTGGTTAGgctttaaccaaaaacattcAGGCCTTCAcactaaaccaaaatgttAAAATCCCGGTTAAGCTCAAACTTGTTGCACATGATAATCATGACGTGTCACAGCTggaatttcaatttctttttttcgaaACATGTCTTAGTCTTGGAATcttgatttttcaaattttgaatttttctatATAGCGGAAAAAATTGGAGTTAGAccgtttgaagaagaagaaaaacctctACAAATCTCTCTATGATATCTCTCACTTTTTAGAAATccctaaattttaattttttttgcaaaatgtctggagaagtttttttttctccggCGATCTTGCTTGGTTCACCGACGAATTGTCGGCGACGATCATGATCCAGAAATGACGATCTCTCACTTCGTCTAGGTATATCGATTATCTGGTTAGTTATCAAACTCtcgaatttagggtttctttgaGGCAATTCCGATGATTATGAATTCTCAATTCCGATGATCTGTTTATGAATTGTGTTTCTCTGTTACTTGATTAGTTGATTCGATTACTGTTACAACACCTCTCgttctttgtttatgttacTTAATTTGTTCCATCGGTGTGTTAATCTTTTGGGGTTTGATTTGTCTCGatcaattttgttatttcctCCTCAATACCATCTACGATAGTTTTGTGATtcgtttgatttggttttgtaaacGATCGCGAGATTGGGATATCTGTAttaggtttagattttgtgaatgGGAATCAAAGATCAAGTGGTGTTGTGATGCTCTGTATCTGGTATAGATTTTGTTCTGCATCACTGTGTTTCCGGTTTGGTTCTTGGTCTGATTCTTTTGGtttacttttctattttttacaGATCGTTTTGCctgagaacaagaagaagatgatggttcATCATAGTTAACCAAGGAAGCGGCTCTAATCTTAGTTATGTTAACAAACACAAAGTgcctttggttttgttcaaatatttgatctattcaatctttttctcCTCCTTGATCTTTTGATATTGGTCTTTGAATATGATGTTAAGTCACGTTTCTTCTTCAGGTGCAAAGTCCAGAGCCTAGAATGTGGCGTTTCTTAGAACtcagaaaacagagaattctGGATTCGCAAATCAATTGAAGAATGTGTATACTTACAGGCACTTATTCGTATACACGCCGGCAttcatacattcatacatacatacacgCCATGCATTCATacattcatatatacatacacgcCATGCATTAATACATTCATGCATTCATACATTCATGCATTCATACATGCTTGCATTCATGCATCCATGCATTCATGCATCCATGCATTCATACATACACGCCATGCATTCATACATTCATGCATTCATACATACACGCCATGCATTCATACATGCTTGCATTCATGCATCCATGCATTCATACATACATGCATACATGGATTAGTTGCGTACTTGCTTCCCTTGCACCCTCATAATtgcttctttgattctctGTCTGATACTCTGTTTACTTACTTAAATACTTTGCTTGTTtgctacttttttttcttcttcattccttGCTTACTAATCAGCTTCCTTCTTTGGTTACTTGTGTGCTAACTCGAttccttatttttttctttgattctgtCTTTACGTACTTGTTACACGCATACTTCTATGCATCATATTTGCTTGTGCACATTCAtaatttcttctctgtttctttgattatgtctttACGTACTTGTTACATGCATACATCTATGCATCATATTTGCTTGTACacatttataatttcttcTCACTTGCATCCTTGATTCATTTTCTGATCCTTTCGCTTACATATTTTCTGCTTTCATTCCTTACTTgattgctttcttcttttattttttcttccttgcTTAATTACCAGCTTCTTGGgttgtttgtttcctttcttgCTTCCTTGACTCTTTTGCTTACTTGCTTGCCTTTGTATTTTCTTCCTTAATTCCTTGGTTAATTGGCTTCCTTGTTTCATTGCTTACATGCTTGATTTCTTACATACTgtctttttttacttaattCTTTGGTTAACTTGCTTTTCCTGTTTCTTTACTGTATTTCTTCCTTAACTACTGAACttgttttaaaattcttaCTTTCTATCCTTATCGCTTGGCATATTCTTATCTCAGTTTATTTTCCACTAAAATGTGTACTTTGCTTTAGATAGTACTAGGTTACTATTTGAAATTCTACAGATGGAGACTCTCAAAGGGTACTTTTCCCTTtaactttctctctttgtttctaattttgttttttagtagTTTTAATTGTTCAGGGTTTGACTCAAACCGTTTGAGAGCTTGGTGTTTACTTGCAACCACATTCTTGGATTCTCTAACACAAGGTTGTAAGGCTGAATATCGTGTGAATCAGATAAGGAATAACTATTTTAACTTATCTTGAatcaatatacaattatattaaTCGAAATAAGCTAGAGAAAGGTTTATTTGTCTGTGGTATAAGCAGTGGCATAAGTTGCTGGAAGAACTTGCACGATAGAGTAAAACAAGAATATCAACTAGCCACGAACTCCTACTTGTAAGTTGCCATTTCCAAATCTCAAGATAATTCTATTGGATCGGACAATTTGCCTTTGGTTATGTATGTATTGCTGGTCTTGTATACATTTGCACTGATGGAACACTGTTATTTGTAAAccgttttggattttgttagCTTAAAGCACCGCAATCCGTAGCTGTGAAAAAATGTGAGAGATCAAGTTctagagaaaaaccaaaagctAAGCAAGATTCAGATTTGTGGAAGTAAAGCTTTTGCATGATAATtcaataaaatcatattcagGTCTTGGTTTCTTTCTATGGTTTGGAACTTATATAGTATGTTCTACtagtttttgttgtcttctcaAATCGGACGCAAATAATGTCTCGGCGTGCCTCTCTTATATGGATACACCATTCTGCTTATTTCAGATCTATCGCAATGGAGCATTAAAATGGTCGTGCGTCATATTTGCGTATgtttcttcaatctttcttatttcttttatgCTTAGTCTTTCGACttactttctcttctcttcttcagaCGTAGAAGATTATATTA includes:
- a CDS encoding ribosomal RNA-processing 7 protein, which gives rise to MVVVYTKIVFLEVTYLISKVESFNWNGLELNYKEETVGKKIQRKKNEKVSNVELSEDPQAAQLQAKSSEKPNRKKIQKGKEIKSSPADGKLSGKMKKRKEKVGNVDISEPILEAISTEKVKEKKGKMNKTKKKRKAEEITRSSVEDLKRESKFKKSNKKKKMDMTSKKENKIEEEEDVYQISSGDEDCTRGMKKWVSDYYEGRPGLDELQKRIDDFMTAHEERLEQEKQDKEAKAAEGGWTVVVHHKGRKKTTESETGTAVGSFSQAALEDKIAKKKQSEPVAHGFYRFQRRDAQRNELLALQSKFEEDKKRIQQLRAARRFKPF
- a CDS encoding ribosomal RNA-processing 7 protein (unknown protein; Has 13419 Blast hits to 9093 proteins in 698 species: Archae - 38; Bacteria - 1038; Metazoa - 4949; Fungi - 1086; Plants - 485; Viruses - 44; Other Eukaryotes - 5779 (source: NCBI BLink).); its protein translation is MKETRKLKKSNLPKEETVGKKIQRKKNEKVSNVELSEDPQAAQLQAKSSEKPNRKKIQKGKEIKSSPADGKLSGKMKKRKEKVGNVDISEPILEAISTEKVKEKKGKMNKTKKKRKAEEITRSSVEDLKRESKFKKSNKKKKMDMTSKKENKIEEEEDVYQISSGDEDCTRGMKKWVSDYYEGRPGLDELQKRIDDFMTAHEERLEQEKQDKEAKAAEGGWTVVVHHKGRKKTTESETGTAVGSFSQAALEDKIAKKKQSEPVAHGFYRFQRRDAQRNELLALQSKFEEDKKRIQQLRAARRFKPF
- a CDS encoding ribosomal RNA-processing 7 protein; translated protein: MKETRKLKKSNLPKVTDKINAEETVGKKIQRKKNEKVSNVELSEDPQAAQLQAKSSEKPNRKKIQKGKEIKSSPADGKLSGKMKKRKEKVGNVDISEPILEAISTEKVKEKKGKMNKTKKKRKAEEITRSSVEDLKRESKFKKSNKKKKMDMTSKKENKIEEEEDVYQISSGDEDCTRGMKKWVSDYYEGRPGLDELQKRIDDFMTAHEERLEQEKQDKEAKAAEGGWTVVVHHKGRKKTTESETGTAVGSFSQAALEDKIAKKKQSEPVAHGFYRFQRRDAQRNELLALQSKFEEDKKRIQQLRAARRFKPF
- a CDS encoding Tetratricopeptide repeat (TPR)-like superfamily protein (Tetratricopeptide repeat (TPR)-like superfamily protein; CONTAINS InterPro DOMAIN/s: Pentatricopeptide repeat (InterPro:IPR002885); BEST Arabidopsis thaliana protein match is: Pentatricopeptide repeat (PPR-like) superfamily protein (TAIR:AT1G05670.2); Has 1807 Blast hits to 1807 proteins in 277 species: Archae - 0; Bacteria - 0; Metazoa - 736; Fungi - 347; Plants - 385; Viruses - 0; Other Eukaryotes - 339 (source: NCBI BLink).), translating into MVNLLSANREALIAQSICATVLKGNWKNILKHKVDSGLLKSAITTQVISELSLFSGYGGPSLSWSFFIWTDSLPSSKHSLQSSWKMILILTKHKHFKTAHQLLDKLAQRELLSSPLVLRSLVGGVSEDPEDVSHVFSWLMIYYAKAGMINDSIVVFEQIRSCGLKPHLQACTVLLNSLVKQRLTDTVWKIFKKMVKLGVVANIHVYNVLVHACSKSGDPEKAEKLLSEMEEKGVFPDIFTYNTLISVYCKKSMHFEALSVQDRMERSGVAPNIVTYNSFIHGFSREGRMREATRLFREIKDDVTANHVTYTTLIDGYCRMNDIDEALRLREVMESRGFSPGVVTYNSILRKLCEDGRIREANRLLTEMSGKKIEPDNITCNTLINAYCKIEDMVSAVKVKKKMIESGLKLDMYSYKALIHGFCKVLELENAKEELFSMIEKGFSPGYATYSWLVDGFYNQNKQDEITKLLEEFEKRGLCADVALYRGLIRRICKLEQVDYAKVLFESMEKKGLVGDSVIFTTMAYAYWRTGKVTEASALFDVMYNRRLMVNLKLYKSISASYAGDNDVLRFFWSHVGDRCLISKSILREMNRSEVL
- the AGL77 gene encoding AGAMOUS-like 77 (AGAMOUS-like 77 (AGL77); FUNCTIONS IN: sequence-specific DNA binding transcription factor activity; INVOLVED IN: regulation of transcription, DNA-dependent; LOCATED IN: nucleus; EXPRESSED IN: central cell, antipodal cell; CONTAINS InterPro DOMAIN/s: Transcription factor, MADS-box (InterPro:IPR002100); BEST Arabidopsis thaliana protein match is: AGAMOUS-like 81 (TAIR:AT5G39750.1); Has 1807 Blast hits to 1807 proteins in 277 species: Archae - 0; Bacteria - 0; Metazoa - 736; Fungi - 347; Plants - 385; Viruses - 0; Other Eukaryotes - 339 (source: NCBI BLink).), with product MTTIRSSPSSSRCSNSSSSSSYSLASTSLSNRLETIFKKASELCTLCDIEACVIYYGPDGELKTWPKEREKVRDIALRFNQLNEALRHKKSVNLHGFLNKKKKNKGLKNPNKKKKTSLKNVNVLKYPLADHYSPDQVSQLTQSLELNVSKFQERLRFLESQKQNETKPDHQSLTSISSLNQSLNPSQFSLFMYNHGYNTLSQIPVSASNFNQDYISALLEQSELKSQIMKQEVCGYEQNMCMSNHGDATLSQIPFSASNFNQDFSANNNFQHSFVSNTQDYYSVQKSVNNNYGLKNQLMKHDLCGYEHNMCMSNHGDATFSQIPLSASNFNQDFSVSIQEESGLMQQELCGYDQNQNMSMGDITNNNFQVTCASVLESVNNFGLNQLMHKEFYGCHQNMSMGNINNNSFQHPWVSNADHTRRYKNL